In the genome of Dermacentor andersoni chromosome 3, qqDerAnde1_hic_scaffold, whole genome shotgun sequence, one region contains:
- the LOC129382938 gene encoding uncharacterized protein, giving the protein MAAQPLMKPPQVYDIPHEVFKLVSTSFWEECTAVETQVLLAIASSVMAETADKRVLVQVMAPVVVNIAEVQRMHPTYYAIPVIVGASSNVVMPASAPLALLHELARVSFWRLLLFGLLAKAIVLSMVIVMVNVADKYGILSAQTTPE; this is encoded by the exons ATGGCTGCCCAACCATTAATGAAACCTCCGCAGGTCTACGATATCCCCCACGAGGTCTTCAAGCTGGTGTCCACGTCCTTCTGGGAGGAGTGCACAGCGGTCGAGACGCAAGTCCTGCTGGCCATCGCCAGCTCGGTGATGGCCGAAACGGCGGACAAGCGGGTGCTCGTCCAGGTCATGGCGCCAGTCGTGGTGAACATC GCAGAGGTACAGCGCATGCACCCGACGTATTACGCGATTCCGGTGATCGTGGGTGCCTCGTCCAACGTCGTCATGCCGGCGTCGGCCCCGCTCGCCCTGCTGCACGAATTGGCGCGGGTGTCGTTCTGGAGGCTG CTTCTGTTCGGCTTGCTCGCGAAGGCCATCGTCTTGAGCATGGTCATCGTGATGGTCAACGTGGCGGACAAGTACGGCATTCTCAGCGCCCAGACGACTCCGGAATGA
- the LOC126524418 gene encoding uncharacterized protein yields MEVERKRRLAAMAVVLSELDDDEYLFHRKRSCWQKDYIANKHLGMQNHLYREVLVSDIEEYRRLLRVTREQFLQLLSRVGPRIGRQDTVMRRAISAETRLQVTLRYLASGESHHSLSRQFRLGHSSVNDIIHQTCTVIYEEMKNDFLKRPCTEDEWKDVIGGFNQNWNFPNCVGAMDGKHVLITKPANSGTVYRNYKKSFSIILFAVVDANYKFLYTDVGAPGSQGDAGVWQTTPLQARVSNMTAGLPELVKVASSPDVLLPPVFVADDAFPIGRNLMKPYGGSSLTEEKTIFNYRLSRARRVVENAFGVLANRFRFLHTVINAEPERVIAMVNAACVLHNFLAIDLHSIDSSPETSSGSLFSAQPSSRGRINAVGSAVRESLCAFLNGRGAVSWQQQSAHLDADAYRRP; encoded by the exons ATGGAGGTCGAAAGAAAACGACGGTTGGCTGcgatggctgttgttttgtccgaattggatgaTGACGAGTATTTGTTTCACCGAAAGAGGTCTTGCTGGCAAAAGGACTATATCGCCAACAAGCATCTCGGTATGCAAAACCACTTGTACCGAGAGGTGTTGGTGAGTGACATCGAAGAATACCGGAGGCTGCTTCGAGTGACAAGGGAGCAGTTTCTTCAGTTGCTGTCGCGTGTGGGACCTCGCATAGGAAGGCAGGACACCGTGATGCGGCGAGCAATATCAGCGGAAACAAGGCTACAGGTGACGCTACGATACCTCGCTTCAG GAGAAAGCCACCACTCTTTGAGTCGACAATTTCGGCTCGGCCACTCCAGTGTAAATGACATTATTCACCAAACGTGTACGGTGATTTATGAAGAGATGAAAAATGACTTCCTGAAAAGGCCATGCACCGAAGATGAGTGGAAAGATGTAATCGGAGGTTTCAATCAAAACTGGAATTTTCCAAACTGCGTTGGAGCCATGGACGGGAAACATGTACTAATTACGAAGCCAGCGAATTCTGGAACCGTGTACAGAAATTACAAGAAGAGCTTCAGCATTATACTGTTTGCCGTCGTTGATGCCAACTACAAGTTTTTGTACACGGATGTTGGTGCACCCGGCTCACAAGGAGATGCGGGCGTCTGGCAAACGACGCCGCTACAAGCACGTGTATCAAACATGACGGCTGGTCTTCCAGAACTTGTGAAGGTCGCAAGCTCGCCTGATGTGCTCCTGCCACCCGTGTTCGTCGCAGATGACGCCTTCCCTATAGGAAGAAACTTGATGAAGCCCTATGGGGGCTCTTCCTTAACAGAAGAGAAGACAATCTTTAATTACAG GTTATCCAGGGCCCGGCGTGTCGTTGAGAACGCCTTTGGAGTACTTGCAAATCGATTCAGATTTCTGCACACTGTAATCAATGCTGAGCCCGAAAGGGTGATAGCAATGGTAAATGCCGCATGTGTATTGCACAACTTTCTCGCCATCGACTTGCACTCTATTGACTCGAGTCCTGAGACGTCTTCCGGATCACTGTTCTCTGCACAGCCCAGTTCCCGTGGAAGAATTAATGCTGTTGGTTCTGCAGTGCGAGAGAGTTTATGTGCATTTCTAAATGGCAGGGGTGCTGTGTCATGGCAGCAGCAATCAGCGCACTTGGATGCAGACGCATACAGAAGACCTTAA